From Methanosarcinales archaeon:
AGGGATCTACAGTGCCGTGCTTTACTGATTGTAATTATCGTGGCTGCGTTTGGTCTTGCACTGGAAAATTATTTCCATTTCAGCGATTGGTTAATATCATCGCGGTATTCGCTATTCCAGGTTGTTTCAGCCCTGACATGCACCGGCCTGCAAACCGGAAAAATTCACTATTGGAGTCCCACTGCTCAGATTATACTCATTCTAGTAATGCTGCTGGGTGGCGCTGCTGGTTCAACAGCTGGCGGTATTAAACTTATTCGTGGTGTTGCTCTATATTCGGGAATAGATTGGTGGTTCAAAAAGATTACAATGCCGGAAAAAGCAGTTGTTGTTCATAAGTTTGGCGAGAAGGTGCTGTCAAATGATAATATAAACGCCTTACTCAGCGAAGCCGCACTTATTACATTTCTGTGGTTTATTTTTCTCATTCTCGGAATATTTGTTATGCTCCATGTCACCCCCTCAATTTATAATCTGGATGACATGATATTTGAAGTGGTATCAGCACAGAGCAATGTGGGTCTATCCACTGGAATCACGTCTCCCGATATGATCTGGCCTGGAAAACTTATGCTGATATTCAATATGTGGATCGGACGGTTAGAAATCATTCCAGTTATTATAATGTTCAAGCTTATATTCCGGGGATTTGAATAACAGAGGGTGGAAATGATTTTACTATCCTTGCTTAATTAAAATATGGGAATCTGGACTATGTCAATGGATATTTGAGGGTTTGCCATTCTTCTTAAAAATACTTTAAATGCGGTTTTACTTTATATACCATGAAAAATTATTTACTTGTGAAGTCCATAAAATCATAAAAAACTAAATGGAGACTACCTTATGGTACTGCCTGATAAATTCAAATGTGTAATTACTAACTGGGATTATATTTACAACCTGACCCGCAATGTTGCAAACGAGATCAAGAGATCTGGTTATGAACCTGACATCATTATCGCATTGGCAAGAGGAGGATGGTTCCCTGGCAGAGTGCTATGTGATTTCCTTGGATTGAATGACCTGACCAGCTTGAAGATAGAACATTATCTGGGTACTGCTGCTGCAAGCGGTCAACCTGAGATAATATATCCTTTGACTGAAAATTCAGTGACTGGTAAGAAAGTCCTCATTGTGGATGATATTGTGGATACTGGAAAGAGCATAATCCATGCTAAGGAGTATGTTAAGACCCAAGATGCTCAGGAGATCCGTACGGCTGCGCTTCAATATTTATTTACTTCAGAGATGGTCCCTGATTATCTGGGTGAGAAGGTAGAAGAATGGGCATGGATCGTATATCCCTGGAACTTTGTTGAAGATATGATTGATATTATCAGCAAGTTGATGATAAAAGAAAAAAAGGATGCTCTGACATTAGATGATATCCGCAGTGGGTTGTATCATTATCATATGATTGATCCAATAAATTTTGAGATAGCGCAGCCTGGCAGACTGCATGAAGTAATGAATGAGATGGAACGCATCAAAATAGTCGAAACGAAAAGTGTTAACGGCAGTACATGCTGGAGTTTCTTACCTGAATGAGGTTATGTGATATGATAAAAAATACGGCAGAAGTGGCTATTATTGGCGGAAGCGGTGTATATGATGCATCAATGCTGGATGACGCGCAAGAGATTGAAGTCGATACACCGTTTGGCAAACCGTCAGATGGCATTACTATCGGTGCTTTCGGAGATACCGATGTGGCTTTTTTAACACGTCATGGCAAAGGACACAGAATATCTCCCAGTGAATTAAACAGCAGGGCCAATATTTTTGCACTCAGGAAACTGGGGGTGTCAAAGATTATTTCGGCTTCTGCTGTGGGCAGTTTAAAGTTAGAAATGAAACCCCTTGATATTGTTATACCTGACCAGATATATGACCGTACCCGCCAGAGGGTCAGCACATTCTTTGATGACGGGATTGTAGTGCATATGGGCTTTGCGGATCCATTCTGCAGTGACCTCTCATTCAAACTGGCAGAAGTATGCAGGGAAAAGAATTATAATGTCCATAACGGGGGGACATATGTTTGTATGGAAGGGCCGCAGTTCTCAACGAGGGCCGAGTCGAAAGTGTACCAATCCTTAGGTTTTGATATCATAGGGATGACCGCCCTTCCAGAGGCTAAACTGGCCAGGGAAGCAGAGATGTGTTACGGTATGATAGCAACGGTTACTGATTATGATGTATGGCATGAAGAAGATGTTACCATCGAGACCATTATAGAAAATGCTATGAAGAACGAAGAAGCAGTACGTGAGATAATAAGGGCCGTGGTCCCGCGCATTTCCGGGGAGGACGACTGCAAATGCAGGACTTCTCTGGCAGGCACTATCACCACTGCACAGGATGCTATACCTGTTGAGACAAAACGTAGATTGGACATTCTCATTGGTAAATATCTACAATAAAAAACATTATCAAGCAAACAATTTGAACTAAACCACAAGATTGATATCAAAATAATCTATATTCATATTCAGATGTATGAAGAGACACCCAGGTTAATTAAAGATAATATTGTTGATGGAACCAGGGATATCACATCCATTGAAATGGGCTGCGATAGTGTCCAGCTGTCATGTACTACCGGGAAGATCAAGGTATGGTTTGGTAAGCAGAAAAGCAGTGATGTTGTGAGGAAGGTTATTAATTGTTTTTCTAAAATAGATTCATCATTAACTCATGAAAAGGAAATAATCTGTAATTTTGAGCAAATACCTGTATATGAAAATCATGGTTATACATTGATATCCTATGGAAAAACTCAAGGTGGATACAGAGCAATATTCAATATTCAGTTCTCAAAACAGAATGCACTGGAGCTTTTTGTTGAAAGTATAATAACAGAACTGAATGAAAGTGAAGTGAATAAAGTATTACATTGGACAGGGAGTATAGCTCGGATAATGTTGATTTTTCATGAATTAAAATCAATTGACGGATGGGATATCACAAAAATTGAATACAGGGAGGAAGAATGATGGCCAGTAGAAGATTTTCATCAAGGGTTGACAAGATCGATATTTCAGGTATCAGAAAGATGTTTGAGGGTTCCGGTCCCAATGCCATTAATCTTGGTTTAGGTCAGCCTGATTTCGATACTCCGAATCATATTAAACAGGCGGCCATAGATGCTATCATAGATGGGTTCACAGCTTATACCATGAATCTGGGAATACCTGAACTCAGGGAAGCTCTCAGTAATAAATTTAAACAAGAGAACAATTTTGAAGCTAAACCTAATGAAATTATTATAACATCGGGTGCATCGGAAGCGCTTCATATAGCTCTGTTGGCACTGGTTGAGCGAGGTGATGAAGTCCTGATTCCGGACCCAGGGTTCGTATCCTATGTATCCCTCACCGATCTGGCAGGTGCAACAGCCGTAGGTGTACCGTTAAGCGATGAAATGACACTGATCCCCGATAATGTAGTTGAGAGTATTACTGAAAAAACAAAGGTCCTGGTTATAAATTCACCATCTAATCCCACAGGCAGTGTACAATCAAGAGATGAGATACGTGGATTGTGCGAGGTTGCAGATGATCACAATATTACAATCATCTCTGATGAAGTGTATGAGCATTTTCTATATTCGGGAGAACATGTCAGTCCAGCCAGTCTTTCTGAAAATGTAGTAACAATAAATGCTACGTCCAAGACTTATGCTATGACAGGCTGGAGACTGGGTTATATGGCGGCTCCAAGTGATATTACCGAAGAAATGTTAAAGATACACCAGTACGTGCAAGCCTGTGCTAACAGTATTGCACAGAAGGCGGCCCTGGCTGCCATAACAGGTCCCCAGGACAGCGTAAGAGAGATGCGGGAAAGTTTCCGATTAAGGCGTGACATTTTGATGAAAGGATTAAAGGACCTGGGAATAAAATGCATAGAGCCTCTGGGAGCCTTCTATGCTTTTCCTGAAGTGGATAATTCCATGGAAGCTGTCCAGAAGCTGCTGGAGTCGGGAGTGATAACTGTTCCAGGTTCTGCTTTTGGGCCCAATGGTGAGGGGCATATCAGATTATCATATGCGGTGAGTGAGGATGATATCCTGAAGGCTCTAGATATTATGGGTCAGGTGCTGTAATACAATGATCATTGGGGCATCCTCTTTTGCATCCCCACTGGAAGATTTGATCGATGAGGTCGATTCTATTGAACTATATGTCCCAAAGATGGGGTTATATGAGGGGCGAAATCTTCAACATGACTGTGTACAAGAAGTGTTTGATGTTCTGTCAACCACCAGTGGCGTGACATCGGTACATGCCCCATATTATGCTGACGTTCAAACATATCCACGTGATCTATGTGTGAATACAGCTGAAATGAATATATCTGATTTCAGGTTAATGGAGGAGTCCATCGAACTGGCAGCCAATTTTCAGTCTAACGTGATGGTTGTCCACCCCGGACTGGTTGGAATTGACCGTTCTAAGAGTTTTTCAAACATGGTTGATAACCTGAAGCGATTAGCAGAGTTTGCAGATAACCATGGAGTGATGCTGGGTCTTGAAAATAAAGAGGGGACAGCATTTGGAAACCTGTGCTGTGAAGCGGTTGAACTGGTAGATGCAGTGGAACAGGTGGATTCTGATCGTCTTGGAATTACCTTTGATGTTGGCCATGCAAATCTAACTACCAGGGCTGACCAGATTCAAGTGTACAAATTCATGAAGACTGTACAAGAACATGTAGTTCACGTACACGTCCATGACAATATGGGTGTGTGGACAAGTGAATATGATGGAGATATACACATGGCGCCAGGCAGC
This genomic window contains:
- a CDS encoding TrkH family potassium uptake protein, whose protein sequence is MPWWDSINHAMVAIGTGGFSIKDASIASYNNPLIELALIPIMMMGAVSFLVHYKILKGNPAEFLRDLQCRALLIVIIVAAFGLALENYFHFSDWLISSRYSLFQVVSALTCTGLQTGKIHYWSPTAQIILILVMLLGGAAGSTAGGIKLIRGVALYSGIDWWFKKITMPEKAVVVHKFGEKVLSNDNINALLSEAALITFLWFIFLILGIFVMLHVTPSIYNLDDMIFEVVSAQSNVGLSTGITSPDMIWPGKLMLIFNMWIGRLEIIPVIIMFKLIFRGFE
- a CDS encoding phosphoribosyltransferase is translated as MVLPDKFKCVITNWDYIYNLTRNVANEIKRSGYEPDIIIALARGGWFPGRVLCDFLGLNDLTSLKIEHYLGTAAASGQPEIIYPLTENSVTGKKVLIVDDIVDTGKSIIHAKEYVKTQDAQEIRTAALQYLFTSEMVPDYLGEKVEEWAWIVYPWNFVEDMIDIISKLMIKEKKDALTLDDIRSGLYHYHMIDPINFEIAQPGRLHEVMNEMERIKIVETKSVNGSTCWSFLPE
- the mtnP gene encoding S-methyl-5'-thioadenosine phosphorylase, with amino-acid sequence MKNTAEVAIIGGSGVYDASMLDDAQEIEVDTPFGKPSDGITIGAFGDTDVAFLTRHGKGHRISPSELNSRANIFALRKLGVSKIISASAVGSLKLEMKPLDIVIPDQIYDRTRQRVSTFFDDGIVVHMGFADPFCSDLSFKLAEVCREKNYNVHNGGTYVCMEGPQFSTRAESKVYQSLGFDIIGMTALPEAKLAREAEMCYGMIATVTDYDVWHEEDVTIETIIENAMKNEEAVREIIRAVVPRISGEDDCKCRTSLAGTITTAQDAIPVETKRRLDILIGKYLQ
- a CDS encoding pyridoxal phosphate-dependent aminotransferase yields the protein MASRRFSSRVDKIDISGIRKMFEGSGPNAINLGLGQPDFDTPNHIKQAAIDAIIDGFTAYTMNLGIPELREALSNKFKQENNFEAKPNEIIITSGASEALHIALLALVERGDEVLIPDPGFVSYVSLTDLAGATAVGVPLSDEMTLIPDNVVESITEKTKVLVINSPSNPTGSVQSRDEIRGLCEVADDHNITIISDEVYEHFLYSGEHVSPASLSENVVTINATSKTYAMTGWRLGYMAAPSDITEEMLKIHQYVQACANSIAQKAALAAITGPQDSVREMRESFRLRRDILMKGLKDLGIKCIEPLGAFYAFPEVDNSMEAVQKLLESGVITVPGSAFGPNGEGHIRLSYAVSEDDILKALDIMGQVL
- a CDS encoding sugar phosphate isomerase/epimerase codes for the protein MIIGASSFASPLEDLIDEVDSIELYVPKMGLYEGRNLQHDCVQEVFDVLSTTSGVTSVHAPYYADVQTYPRDLCVNTAEMNISDFRLMEESIELAANFQSNVMVVHPGLVGIDRSKSFSNMVDNLKRLAEFADNHGVMLGLENKEGTAFGNLCCEAVELVDAVEQVDSDRLGITFDVGHANLTTRADQIQVYKFMKTVQEHVVHVHVHDNMGVWTSEYDGDIHMAPGSGTVDLTVIEELGFEGIHNLEVFTMEDVITGKERLLAL